From Shewanella psychrophila, a single genomic window includes:
- a CDS encoding type III secretion system apparatus protein VscT2, with protein MDSLLFPNWLLFAGLFLFLKIYNPTRLYLDNSTSLAIAIALAIGLELSDLGEVPTLIWVLSVIIFAMFSSVPYWLSGMVGSVIQQLLLLNEQSVQDKRFTDESEALSKISSLVFLMYAVDSGVVFRPLLSVILENVDQVSNVGFDTLYFYITDSLVMMAIVTGKYIILMLCITICCGYVDLFFKKASLSVSTTADIKAMAVIIILNLWFLQDQFYVFTQLMKKAGYE; from the coding sequence ATGGACTCGCTTCTTTTCCCTAATTGGCTGCTATTTGCAGGATTGTTTTTATTCTTAAAAATTTATAATCCAACACGTCTATATTTGGATAATTCAACATCACTTGCCATCGCTATTGCTCTTGCAATTGGACTTGAACTCAGTGATTTAGGTGAAGTACCCACACTCATATGGGTATTAAGCGTCATTATCTTTGCTATGTTTTCATCGGTGCCTTATTGGCTCAGCGGTATGGTTGGTAGTGTCATACAGCAGCTTTTGTTGCTTAACGAACAATCTGTGCAGGATAAACGTTTTACCGATGAATCAGAAGCCTTATCTAAGATTAGCTCTTTGGTTTTTTTAATGTATGCCGTGGATTCAGGCGTTGTGTTTAGACCGCTACTATCGGTGATTCTGGAGAATGTAGACCAAGTCAGTAATGTGGGTTTTGACACCTTGTATTTTTACATCACGGACAGTTTAGTAATGATGGCTATCGTCACGGGGAAATACATTATTTTAATGCTGTGCATTACGATCTGTTGTGGATATGTGGATCTTTTCTTTAAAAAGGCTTCTTTATCCGTTAGCACAACAGCGGATATTAAAGCCATGGCTGTGATCATTATTCTCAATTTATGGTTTTTACAAGATCAATTCTATGTGTTCACACAACTAATGAAAAAGGCAGGATATGAATAA
- a CDS encoding EscR/YscR/HrcR family type III secretion system export apparatus protein, whose protein sequence is MLQLLNPDNAFSGANLILLLTLVLLSTVFFICFSGYVKYNIVLNIIKNAVGTQQIPPTIVVNLLAALMALNSIWPDIKPGLERIKPYFSETVETSGVLGDMQMPPMLLERKSENITMYYLISNVFEFFPELLARAERKTDELTSIMDIPINFDSDNDTLKFFLGNLILDLYQGFEFGLKLYMIFVSIDFLIAVILSGVGMTMLSPTVISTPVKLAVFYFSDSWTILFKALQ, encoded by the coding sequence ATGTTGCAACTATTGAACCCGGATAACGCATTTTCAGGAGCTAATTTAATACTGCTCTTGACTCTGGTCTTGTTATCAACGGTCTTTTTCATCTGTTTTTCCGGCTATGTTAAGTACAATATTGTACTTAACATAATTAAAAATGCGGTAGGTACGCAGCAAATTCCACCCACAATAGTTGTTAATTTGCTGGCTGCCTTAATGGCACTTAATAGTATTTGGCCGGATATAAAACCGGGGTTAGAGCGAATAAAACCCTATTTCAGCGAGACGGTGGAAACATCTGGTGTACTAGGCGATATGCAGATGCCGCCTATGTTGCTAGAAAGAAAATCAGAAAATATTACGATGTATTATTTGATCAGTAATGTGTTTGAATTCTTCCCTGAATTATTGGCTCGGGCGGAACGTAAAACTGATGAATTAACTAGCATTATGGATATACCGATTAATTTTGACTCTGATAATGATACGTTAAAATTTTTTCTAGGTAATCTGATCTTAGATTTATATCAAGGGTTTGAGTTTGGTCTTAAGTTGTACATGATATTTGTCAGTATAGATTTTTTAATCGCCGTGATTCTGAGTGGTGTTGGTATGACCATGTTATCGCCGACTGTAATATCTACACCTGTAAAACTCGCTGTGTTTTATTTCTCTGATAGTTGGACTATTTTATTTAAGGCACTGCAGTGA
- a CDS encoding FliM/FliN family flagellar motor switch protein: MRIAIDVVIANCTMTLDELNRLQHSQLKPVNDFVQSEVLLKSGNELIATGILVKVDEQFYVSIDQVNTLE, translated from the coding sequence ATGCGTATTGCGATAGATGTTGTTATTGCTAACTGCACTATGACCTTGGATGAGCTTAATCGACTGCAACATAGTCAACTTAAACCTGTCAACGATTTCGTTCAATCTGAAGTTTTACTTAAAAGCGGTAATGAGTTGATTGCTACCGGGATTCTAGTCAAAGTGGATGAGCAGTTTTATGTTTCCATCGATCAAGTTAATACACTTGAATAG
- a CDS encoding winged helix-turn-helix domain-containing protein — protein MTRNYALGNQMIFDVLKRQISAGKQIINIGGREAAILKLLCDKENRVISKDEINDKVWGKVFVNETSLTKAISNLRRSLAQFDSLACEIKTIPKEGYMLILDEGLTGISIAEEPLVLEVKNVMKSNKLHFNTPMQAPPSIHTVGIQRTELMVMILLCFFSALFAAMLTTGVTMILR, from the coding sequence ATGACAAGAAATTACGCATTAGGAAACCAGATGATTTTCGATGTGCTTAAAAGGCAAATTAGTGCGGGTAAACAAATCATTAACATCGGTGGGCGAGAGGCAGCAATACTTAAATTGCTATGCGACAAAGAAAACCGAGTGATCAGTAAAGATGAAATCAATGACAAGGTGTGGGGTAAAGTGTTTGTCAATGAAACTTCCTTAACTAAAGCGATTTCAAACTTGCGTCGATCACTTGCTCAGTTCGACAGTTTGGCTTGTGAGATCAAAACGATCCCTAAAGAAGGCTATATGTTAATACTTGATGAAGGGCTTACCGGTATTTCTATAGCGGAAGAGCCTCTTGTGCTTGAAGTAAAAAATGTGATGAAGAGTAACAAGTTACATTTCAATACTCCCATGCAAGCACCACCTTCTATACACACCGTTGGAATACAGCGTACTGAACTCATGGTTATGATTTTATTGTGCTTTTTCTCTGCTTTGTTCGCAGCCATGTTAACTACTGGAGTTACTATGATTTTACGTTAA